The nucleotide window TGGTGGGGCTGAACTCGCGCGCCTGTGCGCTACTGCTTTCCGTATCCGTCGTCGCGCTGGCGACCGCGCCGGCATTGGCGCAGACCGCAGGCGGAGCGTCGTCGACGTCGCAGGCGCAGGTGAAGCGCGATCGTGCGGCGCGCGCGACGCAGCCCGCGGCGCCCGCCGCGAATCCGCGCGATGCCTATGCGCAAGCGTCGGGTTCGACTCAGTCGCTCGACGCGATCACCGTGGTCGGTACCAAGAACGAGGAGCGCGCGATCGATGCGCTGGCCCCGGCGAGTGCGATCACGCTGCAGCAGATCCAGCAATTCCCGCCGAACCGGCTGCAGGACGTGTTCGTCGCGACCCCTGGCGTGTCGTTCCAGGATCGTGGCGACGAGCCCTCGACCTCGATCAATATCCGCGGCCTGCAGGATTTCGGCCGCGTCGCGGTGGTGGTCGACGGCGCGCGGCAGAACTATCAGCGTTCCGGCCACGGCGCCCAGGGCTCGTTCTTTCTGGATCCCGAGCTGATCGGCGGCATCGACATCGTCCGCGGCCCGAGCGCCAACATCTACGGTTCGGGCGCGATCGGCGGCGTGGTGTCGTTCCGCACCAAGGATATCGACGACGTGGTGCGCGCCGGCGAGCGCTGGGGTGTCGATCTCAGCGGTTCCTACGGCAGCAACAATTCCCGCGGGCTCGGCTCTGTGTTCGGCGGCGTCAGGGTCGATCCCAGTGTCGACGTGTTCGGCGGCGCGGTGTACCGCACGCAAGGCAACTACAAGGACGGTGCCGGCACCGAGATCGGCAACACCGGCAACGATCTCGCCGCTGGCCTGCTGAAACTGACGGTGCGCCCGGCGGACGGCCATGAAGTCAAGATCGGTGGCATCTTCCAGGACTTCAATTACGACGTCGGCCAGTTCAATCGCGGCCCGGTGGTGACCGCGGCGCAGCGGGCGCTGTATCAGGGCTCGTCGGTGTACGGCACCAATCTGCAGAGCTACACCGGCACGCTGAACTGGAAATACTCGCGGCCTGACGACACCTGGTTCGACTGGAACATCGGCCTGTACGGCAACCGTACCAACAGCGACCAGACCAAGACCTATCACTATTCGACCAGCGGCTCGAGTTATTGCGGTGCCGGCAATTTCGGCAACGACATCTCCGGCTGCATCGGCGACACCCGCGGCTACAATCTCGATACCATCGGCATCGACGTCAACAACACCTCGCGGTTCGAATACGGCGACTGGCGCACCGCGGTCACCTACGGCGTCGACGCCTTCAACGACAAGGTGACGACCTGGGATTCGCGCGGCAATTCCAACATTACGACGCCGAGCGGCGAGCGCACGGTGTCGGGCGGATTCGTCCAGGTGAAGAACAATTATGCGCAGTGGCTCGAAGTGATCGGCGCCGCGCGCTACGATCACTACGAACTGACGTCGCAATCCAGCACGGCGAGCGGCAGCCGGCTGTCGCCGAAGATCACGGTGGGCGTGACCCCGATCGCGGGATTCACCCCGTATGTCGCCTATGCAGAAGGTTATCGCGCGCCCTCGATCACCGAGACGCTGATCGCCGGCGCCCACGCAACCGGCGGCGGCCCGGCGCTGTTCAACTGCGGCAACGGCACCTCCGGACTGTTCTGCCTGATCCCGAACACCGCGCTGCGGCCCGAGGTCGGCAAGAACAAGGAAGTCGGCATCAACCTGAAATACAACGACATCTTCATCTCCGGCGACAGCTTCCGCGGCAAGATCAACGCCTTCCGCAACGACGTCGACAATTACATCGAACTGGTCGGGTCCACGCCCGAAGTGTACAGGACCGTGTTCATGGGCTTCCCGGTAACGGGCGTGGCCAGCAAGTATTATCAGTATCAGAACATCCCGCACGCCCGGATCGAGGGCGTGGAGGTCGAGACCTCCTACGACGCCGGGGTGTGGTTCGTCGGCGTCAACGCCGCGGTGATCCGCGGCAAGGATACCGATACCGGACTCGGGCTGGCCTCGGTGCCGGCGCGCAAGGTCGTCACCACGGGCGGCCTGCGGCTGCTCGACCGGCAGTTGACGATCGCGGCGCAATGGGCATCGTATGCGGCCAATACCAATCTGCCGGCCGGCTATCTGCCAGGGACGTCGTATGATCTCGTCAATCTCAACGTTGCGTACCGTCCAACGGCTGACGTCACGCTGAATTTCTCGATCGATAATCTGCTCAACAATTACTATCGTCCGTATGCGGTCCCGGGATCGTCGGTGGACGGAACCGGACAGAACGACGTGCTGTGGACGAGCCCGGGGCCGGGCATCGTCTACAAGGGCGGCATCAAGGTTCACTTCGGGGGAGCGTGAACATCCGGTTCCATCGGGCCGGAGCGCGACGAGCCAAAACAACAAGCCAGCAAGCAACAAGCCAGCAAGGAGAGAAAATGTTCATCGCGATGAATCGGTTTCAAGTGAAACGCGGCGCCGAGCAGACCTTCGAGGACATCTGGGCCGCGCGCGAATCCTATCTCAGCGAGATGGATGGCTTCGTCGAATTCCATCTGCTCAAGGGCCCGGTGGCGGAGGATCACACACTGTATGCGACCCACACCACCTGGGCCAGCAAGGCGGCGTTCGAAGCATGGACGACATCCGAACAGTTTCGGCGCTCGCATGCCCGCGCCGGCAACGACACCGGGCAGAGCATCTATCTCGGCCATCCGAGGTTCGAGGGGTTCGAGGTGATCCGCAGCGAGCGCAACGCCGCGGCGGCGTAAGACGGAAGGAGAGTGTGATGGCGACTGCAGCCGCATCGGTGGTGACGTCCGAGACCGGGGATCTTCGTGCTTTCATGGCGGCCAACCCGGCCGCCGTGATCGAGGAGGTCGCCAAGCAGTGGAGCGTGTCGCCGCAAGCGGTGATCGCGGCGCTGCCGGACGGCATGGCGCGTCTCGGCCCGGGTGAGGGATTCGGCGCGGTGATGAACGACATCGCCGGCTGGGGCGAGGTGACGCTGATCGTGCACACCGAGGACGCGATCTTCGAATTCACCGGCGAGGTGCCGCGCGGCGAGGTCAGCCGAGGCTACTTCAACCTGATGCAGCCGAAAGGGCTGCACGGCCATCTGCGCCACGACAATTGCGGTGCGCTGGCGTTCGTCGAACGGCCGTTCATGGGCAAGGCCAGCGCCTTCGTGGCGTTCCTGAACCGCGATGGCGGCGTCATGTTCAAGGTGTTCGTCGGTCGCGACGACAAGCGCGAACTGCGCGCCGATCAACTCGCCCGTTTTCACGCGCTCGCCGAGCAGTTTGGCGAGGCGCGCCATGCGTAAACTCCAAGGCGTCGCGGCACGGCGCGTCGGCGCTGCAATCGCGGCGCTGGCCGTCGTCGCCGCGGCGCTGCCGGGGGAGGCCTGGGCGGCGGCGGCCGATCTGGCGGCGCTGCCGCGCGATTTGTCGCCGTGGGGCATGTTCGTCAATGCCGACGCGGTGGTGAAGACCGTGATGGTCGGCCTGGCGGCGGCGTCGCTGGCGGCGTGGACCGTGTGGTTGGCGAAGTCGATCGAACTGCGCCGCAGCGTCGCGCTTGCACGCGCCGGCCTCGACCGGCTGGAGAGCGACGCTACGCTGCAGCAGGCGGCGGCGGACACCGCCGACCAGCACGACGCGGTGGCGCAGATGATCCACACCGTCGAGCGCGAGGCGAGCCTGTCCGGCGGGGTCCACGACGACGGCTTCCGGGACCGGGTGGCGCTGCGGCTCGAACGGGTCGAGGCGGCAGAAGCGCGCCGCGCGGCGATCGGCACCGGTCTGCTCGCCAGCATCGGTGCGGTGGCGCCGTTCGTCGGCCTGTTCGGCACTGTGTGGGGGATCATGAACGCATTCATCGGCATCTCGAAGGCCAACACCACCAATCTCGCGGTGGTGGCGCCGGGCATCGCCGAGGCGCTGCTCGCCACCGCGCTCGGCCTCGTCGCGGCGATTCCGGCGGTGGTGATCTACAATCATCTGACCCGGCGGGTTTCGGCGTATCGGG belongs to Rhodopseudomonas palustris and includes:
- a CDS encoding TonB-dependent hemoglobin/transferrin/lactoferrin family receptor, whose protein sequence is MVGLNSRACALLLSVSVVALATAPALAQTAGGASSTSQAQVKRDRAARATQPAAPAANPRDAYAQASGSTQSLDAITVVGTKNEERAIDALAPASAITLQQIQQFPPNRLQDVFVATPGVSFQDRGDEPSTSINIRGLQDFGRVAVVVDGARQNYQRSGHGAQGSFFLDPELIGGIDIVRGPSANIYGSGAIGGVVSFRTKDIDDVVRAGERWGVDLSGSYGSNNSRGLGSVFGGVRVDPSVDVFGGAVYRTQGNYKDGAGTEIGNTGNDLAAGLLKLTVRPADGHEVKIGGIFQDFNYDVGQFNRGPVVTAAQRALYQGSSVYGTNLQSYTGTLNWKYSRPDDTWFDWNIGLYGNRTNSDQTKTYHYSTSGSSYCGAGNFGNDISGCIGDTRGYNLDTIGIDVNNTSRFEYGDWRTAVTYGVDAFNDKVTTWDSRGNSNITTPSGERTVSGGFVQVKNNYAQWLEVIGAARYDHYELTSQSSTASGSRLSPKITVGVTPIAGFTPYVAYAEGYRAPSITETLIAGAHATGGGPALFNCGNGTSGLFCLIPNTALRPEVGKNKEVGINLKYNDIFISGDSFRGKINAFRNDVDNYIELVGSTPEVYRTVFMGFPVTGVASKYYQYQNIPHARIEGVEVETSYDAGVWFVGVNAAVIRGKDTDTGLGLASVPARKVVTTGGLRLLDRQLTIAAQWASYAANTNLPAGYLPGTSYDLVNLNVAYRPTADVTLNFSIDNLLNNYYRPYAVPGSSVDGTGQNDVLWTSPGPGIVYKGGIKVHFGGA
- a CDS encoding antibiotic biosynthesis monooxygenase family protein, producing the protein MFIAMNRFQVKRGAEQTFEDIWAARESYLSEMDGFVEFHLLKGPVAEDHTLYATHTTWASKAAFEAWTTSEQFRRSHARAGNDTGQSIYLGHPRFEGFEVIRSERNAAAA
- the hutX gene encoding heme utilization cystosolic carrier protein HutX, whose protein sequence is MATAAASVVTSETGDLRAFMAANPAAVIEEVAKQWSVSPQAVIAALPDGMARLGPGEGFGAVMNDIAGWGEVTLIVHTEDAIFEFTGEVPRGEVSRGYFNLMQPKGLHGHLRHDNCGALAFVERPFMGKASAFVAFLNRDGGVMFKVFVGRDDKRELRADQLARFHALAEQFGEARHA
- the exbB gene encoding tonB-system energizer ExbB, whose protein sequence is MRKLQGVAARRVGAAIAALAVVAAALPGEAWAAAADLAALPRDLSPWGMFVNADAVVKTVMVGLAAASLAAWTVWLAKSIELRRSVALARAGLDRLESDATLQQAAADTADQHDAVAQMIHTVEREASLSGGVHDDGFRDRVALRLERVEAAEARRAAIGTGLLASIGAVAPFVGLFGTVWGIMNAFIGISKANTTNLAVVAPGIAEALLATALGLVAAIPAVVIYNHLTRRVSAYRALLGDASAQLLLMIGREAARPPQRARVVR